Genomic DNA from Methanosarcina sp. MTP4:
CGAGGTCTGCCCAGCTGACGTTTTTGATGCGAGAGAGAAAGAGGAAGTGAAGAGAGCAATAGTGACCCGTCCCGACGACTGCATCGAATGTGAACAGTGCGTGGATGCCTGTCCGGAAGACGCCATTGAACTTGTTGAAGACTGAAATTACGGGAAAAAATCTATTGAAAATCTATTGGAAACCTATTGGAAACCTATTGGAAACCTATTGGAAACCTATTGGAAACCTATTGGAAACCTATTGGAAATCCATTGAAGCTCTTAACAAATATCGAGAAAGTAAATAAAAATTGGGGGTAAGAAATGTATCCGAAAATCGATTACGACAAATGTGTGGGGTCACTTGAGTGCTACGACGTCTGTCCAACAGACGTATATGATGTGAAAGAAACGGAAGATGGGAAGAGGGCAGTAGTAGCCCGGCCCGACGACTGTACCGAATGTGAGCAGTGCATAGACGTCTGCCCGACAGATGCCATTGAACTGGTGGATTGAAACGGGCGCGAAGGTGCCCTATTTTTCCCATTTAGTTCTGTTTTTATTATTTTTATTCCCGCTATATTTTCCGGACTTGTTTTCACCGGACGTTTTTTAAACAGAGTGATCTGAAAATAAGATAGAAACAGAGTGATCTGAAAATAAGATAGAAACAGAGTGATCTGAAAATA
This window encodes:
- a CDS encoding ferredoxin family protein, which encodes MYPVIDYKKCTGALACYEVCPADVFDAREKEEVKRAIVTRPDDCIECEQCVDACPEDAIELVED
- a CDS encoding ferredoxin family protein, which gives rise to MYPKIDYDKCVGSLECYDVCPTDVYDVKETEDGKRAVVARPDDCTECEQCIDVCPTDAIELVD